The DNA sequence GTGAAATTACTAATTCAATCTGGATCTGGTGCATATTCGAGATGagttaaaattatttactatagtTGAATACTAATTTTACTTCACAAGAGAGGTTTAATTACAAAACTGAGCTATTTTGTTGTTAACTTATttttacaaggaaaaaaaaaaaaaaaaaaagtcaagagTTAAGCTCTTTGTTTGATTATCATGGTTACCAGATCCAAATCGATTCAGATTTACAAGGCAAACAACATTTGGAAGACGACACATGACTTCTTGTACAACAACAGCTACTGAATTATGGATTGTGAGTCTCTTTTTTATCTCCTTTTGaataaaaacacaattttaGTTGTTTGATTTAGTCCTTAATAACATCAATAACaccatatctcaagagaaaagGTATGTTTAATTAATGGCTGAGTTTTTTTGACTGAAATGGAGCAGAAATCTTTCTTCAGGCAGTTCTTTAAATCAGTGGCAAAAGTTGACTACCTCACATTGAGACATGGTTTCATTTCGGTAACAATCTTAAATTTATACCCAATGTACATTCCTGATTTACAAAAATGATCAGATAAAAACTATATTGTAGAAAAATTGCTTCCTTGACTGAAATGAAGCACATTGTTAACAAATTTGGCCAGGCTCACTTTTCAACCAGGCACGACACCTTCAATTTCCAAAAGCACATAGAGAGATCATTGGAGGAAGATTTCAAGGATGTTATTGGCATCAGGTTGTTTGGTTCTCTATGCAGTTTtcttaataaagtttttaacaaattgtaaattatcaaCCATAAGGGTCACTTCTAAGACTGGAAGtaagaagaataaaattatagtcCTAATTGTTATATCCAGATATTGAcatgaattattttttctacCTTTCACAGCCCTGTGATGTGGTTTATAGTTGTCATCCTCTTACTACTGGATGTGTATGGTAAGCGCAGCTTCGTTTGCTGTAtacagtattattattattatttccttttaattttgtcaataaTAATGTAATCCATGAAATGCTTTTGAACTCTAGGTTGGCATGTCTATAGTTGGATATCATATGTTCCAGCATTGGTAAGTTCTTTGTTGTATGCTACATACGCTTCTGGTTCCTAAAACTTTCTGATTCCTAAATACGCTTCTGTCTCTGAATTTCGTTTGCCTATTATGTAGATCGTGCTGATTGTAGGAACCAAACTTGAAGTCATTGTTGCAAGAATGGCTCTTCAAATCAAAGAACAGAATAGCGTAATCGTGGGGACGCCCCTGGTTAAACCAGATGACAAACTCTTCTGGTTTGGAAAGCCAAGATTTCTGTTAATACTGCTACACTATACTCTGTTTGTGGTAATAATTCCTTCATATCATTAATATGAAAGTTAGAAAAAAAGTAAGACTTTGTTTATTGTAATACTGAACTAACTAATAGTACTCTCTCTGTTTTTAGAATGCATTCGAGTTTGCCTTCTTCGTTTGGGTTTCAGTAAGTATATTTTTAGACATTTCATATTTTCCAAACACTTGATATTCGAAATCTTAGTTTATAGGCAAAATGATTGACGACACTCTAGTTTTGGTTTTAATCTTTTCCTTATGTGCTTTCTCAGATTCAGTTTGGGGTGAATTCTTGCTACCATATACACCCTGCGATCGTTGTCACGAGGGTTGTGTTAGCGTAAGGACTGGCCTTCCATCTAAATAGTATCCAATGATTAGTAATTTGACAATTCCCAAAAGATTGTTTTTCAAATATCcaatgattttttgaaaaacttgtTTCATGATTGTAAAGTTGACTGCCAAATATCCGCACACTTACTTCagatattatttcttttctatctCAGGGTGACGGTCCAAGTTCTCTACAGCTATATCACTCTTCCTCTCTATGCACTTGTGACACAGGTGAGGtgcttttcaaaataatattgatatttttatttcctcaaGCATACATTTTATGTCacctaaacaaaaaaagatcTATTTGTGACATGATCAATGCAGCTCTACTGtagagaatttatatatatttttttattttttatttttttttaatttgatttaaactATGGGATCATAGATGCTTGTATTCTTATTCACAGATGGGTTCTGAATTCAAGAGTAAGGGAATAGAAGATAATATGGCAAAAATTATTAAGCATTGGCATGCTCAGGTGAGGgagagaaggaaaaaacaaGAACAATCCATACAGTCTCCAAGAATATCTTTGACTAGAGAATGGAGCACCAGACACAGCGCTGTCACCGGAAGTCCTCCTTTTGCAAGGCCAATATATGCTCCAAGCGAAAGCATTCACCAATCTAACAGAGGAGAGATTATGGAAGAATAAGAATAGTGGTAGTAAGGGACCAAGCTTGAGAGTTGATGTTAAACCCCCAGAGGTAAGCCAGAGATGCCAATATCGAAATGGGAGTAAATAACAAAGGCACAGAATGGGAGGCTAATTCTGCATGTGTAGCAAGTATGTTTCCAGTTTGCAGGAAAACTCTGGCAGCATAAATGCTGGAGTGGGAAAACAAAGGTTGCTACATACTGCCCAGATTTTATTGCAACTACATTTACAGAGGATATAGTTTTGGGAAGGGCTTGAGTTAATGAGAGTAgcacagtttttttattttttatttttaattgtgaccccttttatttattttgattgaaatttGTAAAGAAATTTGAGATGCGATTGGAGTGGGGAGTATATACCTGTAAGATTAGAggcagaaaggaaaaataacacTGGAAAAATATTACATCAGAAGAGAAATATGTTTTACAAGATACTAGACTACAAAATACTAGACTGagacatttatattttttacgaAAAGAGTCGCAATGCCTTAAAAAAGGATAACATTCACAGCTAAAACATTTGAggaatgaaaaatcaaatttttttgtcaaataatttttgataacGTGATTCAAAATTCAACACTTTTGGAGGGAGTCTACTTATTAGATAAGTGGCAACGGAATGAGCATCCCACCAGTTTGAAAATGGCATTGAATTTTGAGCTAAAAGAGATAAGGCTGTTTTGATTATATGAGACGTTCAATTTTCCGGCTTCAATTATGAGTATGAGAATATGGGTGTTGAAAGATAAtgccaaaattatttaaaattcctTTAGGAGGTCTACACTCACCAATCAAGTCAGCttgaaaaatttttattttcctattagTGAATTTTATACCATTTGTTTGAATTGTAAAAAAGTTCAGATTTTATTCTCATAGGATATATGCAGGAATATCCATAAAGTTATCTTCAAAcagaacaaaatatttatatcctTTTTAGGACTCAACAGGAGCTGGTTCCCATACAACATAAAAGACAAATTCAAGAAGTTTAAAGCTAATGGTATTTGATGGGGGAGCTAACAAACATTTGTTCGTGCCTAATTGACAAGAATGATAGAAAATACCACATAGAGAGTTAACATAAAAAGAGTTGTTGCATTTAGAAGCAACTTTATTCATTATAACAGATGAAGAGTATCTGAAATGAAAACGCCATAACTTATGAACAAGAAATTGCAAACTGAAACAATAAAAAGGTTCTAGAACATTATTCAATGAAgcaagaaataaattaaaattatttttcctaggAAAATCTGCAGAGAGATATTGGGTAACAGCACTTGATACAAACCATTTTTAACCGTTCCCTTGAGTAGTACCTTCTGTAATGTTTTAAATGTTTGTAacgttttaaactttttttgtttggtttgatGATTTTTCATTGATGGAAATTAAggggaataaatgggttttaaTAGtgacttttaaattttctaatgtTTAGGTCTTATGAGgctatatatatacagcttTTGAAGCTCTCTTTTGAGCAaagaaaagaattgaaaaaagaagaagcatttTGAGGAGCTTTGGTGTAGTTTACATTGTGTGCATAAGTGTGGCAAAACATTAAGTTCACAGTGAAAAATTTTGGTGGTGCTCTATGCAATATCTAAATCATCTGTTGTATTTTGAGAGACAAACTTCACAAAGTCATTTGCActaatagaaaaaaattcatCTTAAAGACATtatggtatcacacaggcctcaaATAAATCTTTCAACATCATACATACAGGTTCtgaaattttttctttgtaaattatttttccttcttttcttttaatttttcttacaaTCTTCAGATGAATTTTCAATaatcgtttatatatatatctgttcaTTCTttcctttattatatatatgtgaatatatatttatttgtttaaaaaaattctctttaccAGTgccttttaaattgatttggcaTAATGTTTTGTCttgttttaacaaatatttacaTCACAGTCTATTATCcatgattttataaattttttggagaTTTTTTGGTGATTTTTGGTTGTCAGGATGCCAAAAAACAGTGGAAAAAATCTAATGGATCAATCAACCCACTTACCAAAGAAACAGTTCAAAAATGACTCggttggaggttgaagacgggtCAGCTAGTGGGTAAATGGGTCAGATTCTGGACTTGTGGGATGGAGCTTTAATTTTGCTAGGTTCAGCCTAAATTAAAGCCAAGCCATGTGTAAGTAGGCTGGTGTTAATGCAAGTGATGAGAATCTGACCAAatccgtacaaccgacaactcactggggtgctaactcgatacggatgaaaaTTGGggcaatcactagagctcaagctaagagatttaaagacaacctgactatctttatatagggagtaattacttctcaaaagggcttgtcaatgcCCAAAaatacaagacccgttttaagcatccaagtggtggaccaaagtagctgtttttgtgcaaatatggactccgggcagcaagaaatggtttcgACACtccatggattcaatgaatatcactaagaggtcatggaatcaatccAAGGCAGAATCAACGGCAAAAACAATGGGCTTGTACgcataggaggagttttggccgaaaattgctaTATTggttgctgactttactgtattttgctgggttgacattttctctttgttccaatcaagggaaacatgtgggactcaacaataatcctatttggcatcctgcaaggcatatggaagctgatttggagtttaaattGGTCAAACATTGGTCAAAGCTAGCTTAGTTATAAAGATAGTCAATTTGGTTCCtaatatgattttgatttttcgttttaggaaattagtcttttattttggtttctatttatttattttctggataaatcaatttaggaaagttattattttattattttcattgtcaattaattaatttccaatccaaaataaaggagttaattaatcaaaattagattaggaaaggagcgAGAAAATTCAGCCAAGCTTGGTTTCTTAATCCTTTTGGTCGGTTTTGTCCTAGGTTTTTAGGGGTAattgttttatgactttagcctatttaagggcttattttttaggaagaacacacctttaataatactCAGAAATTATtctgtgagaaagaattctctttgttctttttgaacacctaaaacaccattagagagtgatgttttagttttgacttatcaataggatatccatcatctattCTGGCACcttcattatactaaggtttctaatcacaggttagttagaggttaaggtttttctgtaagaacttgaacttaattgagagcAAAGACTTTGTTCAGATttaatctatcttatttgttttaattttttattttttattttgtattattctgcaatgttagcattaggttaaggttgtttctatcatcatacacgttctgcatattagactaaatatatatatatatatatatatctcattcCTAGTCAAGTTatgt is a window from the Ziziphus jujuba cultivar Dongzao chromosome 11, ASM3175591v1 genome containing:
- the LOC107434037 gene encoding MLO-like protein 3; this translates as MAAGDNSDRSLEHTPTWALAVVCLFFISISITMEHSFHLLSNWLKRHKKIALHEAVEKLRSELMLLGFISLFLAATQDYIAKICIPSRLANIMLPCRIKDEPEAAQLQHFQHLANRIVAKFSLPPAGNVFNEILQQSYRRLAEEETANDGGGVAESCSAGKAPLISKDAIHQLHIFIFVMAVMQIVYTILTLGLGRAKMRRWRAWEKETQTTEYLVANDPNRFRFTRQTTFGRRHMTSCTTTATELWIKSFFRQFFKSVAKVDYLTLRHGFISAHFSTRHDTFNFQKHIERSLEEDFKDVIGISPVMWFIVVILLLLDVYGWHVYSWISYVPALIVLIVGTKLEVIVARMALQIKEQNSVIVGTPLVKPDDKLFWFGKPRFLLILLHYTLFVNAFEFAFFVWVSIQFGVNSCYHIHPAIVVTRVVLAVTVQVLYSYITLPLYALVTQMGSEFKSKGIEDNMAKIIKHWHAQVRERRKKQEQSIQSPRISLTREWSTRHSAVTGSPPFARPIYAPSESIHQSNRGEIMEE